The Solanum dulcamara chromosome 2, daSolDulc1.2, whole genome shotgun sequence region AGCATATAAATGCTAAGGAGAAACAGATAGAAGAATAAGAATGCGTTCTAACTAGAGTTAAAGAGcagaactttttttttgttattttctatTTTCAACTTAGAGGGCGTAGTTATAAATCTTGTGTGATTAACAAAGCATTGCTTATAAATGAACAAATTGTCTAGTAACAAGTATTACTTTTTACCCTTTTTTTGTGCCTCTCCACCTGCTAAAATCTAAATATGTCGTGTAGTTGGGAATGGGCACTGCACTAGAAACTCTTTGCGGACAGGCTTTCGGAGCTAAACAATATCAAAGACTTGGTACTCAGACATACACAGCcattttctctctcttcattGCTTGCATTCCCATTGCAGTTTTATGGATATATGTGGGGAAATTGCTTACTTTGATCGGGCAAGATCCTCAGATTTCTCATGAAGCCGGCAAGTTCATTAAGTGGCTGATTCCTGCTCTCTTTGCTTACGCAAATCTTCAGCCACTTATTCGGTACTTTCTAATGCAAAGTATGATTGCTCCAATGCTCATAAGCTCTTGCATTACGATATGCTTCCACATACCGCTGTCCTGGGTGCTAGTGTTTAGCTCTGGCTTAGGTAATATTGGCGCAGCATTGGCTATTGGTATATCGATGTGGTTGAATGTCATAATCCTTGCTTCATACATGAGGTTGTCTCCTGCTTGTGCAAAAACCCGTGCACCAGTGTCATGGGAGATCGTCAACGGAATGAGAGAGTTCTTTCAGTTTGCTATCCCTTCTGCTATCATGATTTGGTAGTTCAACAACCTATCTCCGcctattttaataattttaacacACTTTACCTTCACATGTCTTCTACGAAGCTCATGCTACATTTTGTATTTTGTAGTCTTGAATGGTGGTCATTTGAGCTGCTCATCTTACTATCCGGAGTATTGCCGAATCCCCAACTTGAAACTTCAGTACTATCTATATGGTATGTTCTGAATCTCATTCTATGTTACTCAGAGTCTCCAAAAATATTGTCGCACccgtgtcggatcctccaaaaaacACTACTTTTGGAATATCTAACACGCACCCGccaatatttttgaagagtctgaACAAACATAGATCTCACCCGTAATTGATCGATTCAGTTGGTAATATGATCTACAAGGTCCTAAAATTGCTAATTTCTTGTGACACTCCATGGTACAGCCTGAATACTATTTCTACCCTTTATGCAATTCCATTTGGTCTCTCTGGTGCTGTAAGGTATGTTTGAATATCTAATCGAAGCTTCCGTTTCCACatagtttttttcttcttgaaatATGTGGTTGTTGAACTCCTGTTTACTTTCAGCACTCGAGTTTCTAATCAATTAGGAGCTGGGAATCCTCAAGGAGCTCGCGTATCCGTGATTTCTGTAATGCTTATTGCGGCCACAGAGACAATACTAGTAAGCACAGCTGTATTTGTTAGCCGAAACGTATTTGGCTACATTTTCAGCAACGAGAAGGAAGTCGTGGACTATGTTGCAAACATGGCTCCTCTTCTATGTCTATCAGTCATTACTGACAGCTTTCAAGGATCCCTTTCAGGTTAGACTTTCTTTACATCAAGTTATTTCAAGAAAATGTGACTACTATGAGTGGCGGGCCTTGTTTTCAACTGAATCCCCT contains the following coding sequences:
- the LOC129879899 gene encoding protein DETOXIFICATION 14-like isoform X1, with protein sequence MENVEDGLLVKERELVELRWGVIWEEGKEVGYLAGPMIVVTLSQYFLQTISLMMVGHLGELSLSSTAIAVSIAGVTGFSFLLGMGTALETLCGQAFGAKQYQRLGTQTYTAIFSLFIACIPIAVLWIYVGKLLTLIGQDPQISHEAGKFIKWLIPALFAYANLQPLIRYFLMQSMIAPMLISSCITICFHIPLSWVLVFSSGLGNIGAALAIGISMWLNVIILASYMRLSPACAKTRAPVSWEIVNGMREFFQFAIPSAIMICLEWWSFELLILLSGVLPNPQLETSVLSICLNTISTLYAIPFGLSGAVSTRVSNQLGAGNPQGARVSVISVMLIAATETILVSTAVFVSRNVFGYIFSNEKEVVDYVANMAPLLCLSVITDSFQGSLSGVARGCGWQHIGAYVNLASFYLFGIPIAASLAFWLNFRGKGLWIGILSGAALQTILLSVITCCTNWEKQAAMARERLQADEKSSVDNTLK
- the LOC129879899 gene encoding protein DETOXIFICATION 12-like isoform X2, which codes for MGTALETLCGQAFGAKQYQRLGTQTYTAIFSLFIACIPIAVLWIYVGKLLTLIGQDPQISHEAGKFIKWLIPALFAYANLQPLIRYFLMQSMIAPMLISSCITICFHIPLSWVLVFSSGLGNIGAALAIGISMWLNVIILASYMRLSPACAKTRAPVSWEIVNGMREFFQFAIPSAIMICLEWWSFELLILLSGVLPNPQLETSVLSICLNTISTLYAIPFGLSGAVSTRVSNQLGAGNPQGARVSVISVMLIAATETILVSTAVFVSRNVFGYIFSNEKEVVDYVANMAPLLCLSVITDSFQGSLSGVARGCGWQHIGAYVNLASFYLFGIPIAASLAFWLNFRGKGLWIGILSGAALQTILLSVITCCTNWEKQAAMARERLQADEKSSVDNTLK